In one Trichlorobacter lovleyi SZ genomic region, the following are encoded:
- a CDS encoding ABC transporter ATP-binding protein: MALLEISDLITILPTQHGSVHAVNGASLSLERGQTVALVGESGSGKSMTARSIMGLIPASGRISHGSIRLDGRELLELPEEELRLLRGNRIAMIFQEPMTSLNPVLRIGDQLMEPLLLHRAMDTETARQHAIELLHQVGIPSPELRIKDYPHQLSGGMRQRVMIAMALACSPDVLIADEPTTALDVTIQAQILELIDQLRQDKGLALLLITHDLGIVAERADRVHVMYAGRIVESAQTADLLTQPLHPYTRGLLASLPENAEPGRPLKTIAGHPPDMTTEITGCPFNPRCPDARDCCTVMPEQRDMGLSHLVRCWNYL; encoded by the coding sequence ATGGCACTACTTGAAATCAGCGACCTGATAACAATCCTACCGACCCAGCACGGTTCTGTCCATGCCGTGAATGGTGCCAGTCTCAGTCTTGAGCGGGGCCAGACCGTGGCACTGGTGGGAGAATCAGGCTCCGGCAAGAGCATGACCGCCCGCTCTATCATGGGGTTGATCCCTGCTTCCGGCAGAATCAGTCATGGTTCCATCCGGCTGGACGGCCGTGAACTGCTGGAACTGCCGGAGGAGGAGTTACGGCTTTTACGCGGCAACAGGATTGCCATGATCTTTCAGGAGCCGATGACCTCCCTGAACCCTGTCCTGCGTATCGGCGATCAGTTAATGGAGCCGCTTCTGCTACACCGCGCCATGGATACAGAGACCGCCAGGCAGCACGCAATCGAGCTGTTGCATCAGGTTGGTATCCCCAGCCCTGAACTGCGGATCAAGGATTACCCGCACCAGCTTTCCGGAGGGATGCGTCAGCGGGTCATGATCGCCATGGCCCTGGCCTGTTCGCCCGATGTCCTGATTGCCGACGAGCCGACCACCGCCCTTGATGTTACCATTCAGGCCCAGATTCTTGAACTGATTGACCAGTTGCGCCAGGACAAAGGATTGGCATTGCTGCTGATTACCCATGACCTGGGTATTGTGGCTGAACGGGCCGACCGGGTACATGTCATGTATGCCGGACGGATTGTCGAATCTGCTCAAACCGCAGACCTTTTGACGCAGCCGTTGCACCCCTATACCCGGGGGCTGCTGGCCTCCCTGCCGGAAAATGCCGAACCGGGCAGGCCGCTCAAGACCATTGCCGGCCATCCTCCCGACATGACCACCGAGATTACCGGCTGTCCTTTCAACCCCCGCTGCCCGGATGCCAGGGATTGCTGCACAGTCATGCCAGAGCAACGTGACATGGGTTTGTCTCACCTGGTACGCTGCTGGAACTACCTATGA
- a CDS encoding ABC transporter ATP-binding protein: MSRSILAADRVSKSFDLKGSGLSAGNKLRLKAVDTVSLNLTAGETLGIAGESGCGKSTLAKLITGLLQPDSGVVSFQGNDIRQLAAPDTRQFRRSVQMVFQDPFSSLNPRMRIGDTIAEPLLIHKLCDVDRIRETSVNLMEQVGLSGDQYDRFPHEFSGGQRQRIGIARALAARPAVLIADEPVSSLDISIQAQIINLLQDLKQQHGLSLLMVSHDLGVLRHICDRIAVMYLGAVVELAPASELFTHCRHPYSQALLAAIPSIHKNSGISCRPLRSHDVPSAANLPEGCRFHPRCPYAEEICRKESPMLQEQRPGHLAACHLSDRIFTE, from the coding sequence ATGAGCCGCTCTATCCTGGCAGCAGATAGGGTGAGCAAGAGTTTTGATCTGAAAGGATCAGGGCTTAGCGCGGGGAATAAACTACGGCTCAAGGCGGTGGATACCGTTTCTCTGAACCTTACAGCCGGAGAAACCCTTGGCATAGCCGGGGAATCCGGCTGTGGCAAGTCAACCCTTGCCAAACTGATCACCGGGCTGTTGCAACCGGATAGTGGCGTGGTCAGCTTTCAGGGCAACGATATCAGACAGCTTGCTGCGCCGGATACCCGGCAGTTCCGTCGTTCTGTCCAGATGGTATTTCAGGACCCGTTCTCATCCCTGAACCCCCGTATGCGGATCGGTGATACCATTGCTGAACCGCTCCTGATCCATAAGCTGTGCGATGTGGACCGTATCCGCGAAACCAGCGTCAACCTGATGGAGCAGGTTGGCCTGTCCGGTGACCAGTACGACCGTTTCCCCCACGAATTTTCAGGGGGTCAGCGTCAAAGGATCGGCATTGCCCGTGCACTGGCTGCCAGACCTGCCGTGCTGATTGCCGACGAACCGGTATCGTCACTTGATATTTCCATCCAGGCCCAGATCATCAATCTGTTGCAGGATCTTAAACAGCAACATGGTCTGAGCCTGCTGATGGTCAGCCATGATCTCGGCGTGCTGCGCCATATCTGTGACCGGATAGCGGTTATGTATCTGGGGGCTGTGGTTGAGCTGGCACCGGCCAGTGAGCTGTTTACCCATTGCCGTCATCCCTACAGCCAGGCCCTGCTGGCTGCAATCCCCAGCATTCACAAGAACTCCGGAATATCCTGCCGGCCATTGCGTTCCCATGACGTACCGTCTGCTGCCAATCTGCCGGAGGGGTGCCGTTTCCACCCCCGTTGTCCCTATGCTGAAGAGATCTGCAGAAAGGAAAGCCCCATGTTGCAGGAGCAGCGTCCAGGACACCTTGCAGCCTGTCATCTCAGCGACAGGATATTCACAGAGTAG
- the tgt gene encoding tRNA guanosine(34) transglycosylase Tgt, translated as MNFTLLKKDTHSAARLGILQTSHGEIQTPIFMPVATHGAMKPLTPAQIHETGAQIILSNTYHLHLQPGEGLVKKAGGLHRFMAWEKPILTDSGGFQVFSLPKKRITEDGVFFKHELTGEEIYLDPAKAIGIQQELGSDIMMAFDECIPYPCDKAYAEQSTKKTIRWLKECQKAWTNRETQALFGIVQGSVYEDLRIMCAKEMRKLDLPGYAIGGVSVGEGLELLKKVVGWTAPHLPEDKPRYLMGVGLPEDILESVERGMDMFDCVIPTRYARSATLFTRRGKIRVTNKNYKRDFFPVDPSCSCYTCQNFSRAYLHHLFAANEVLSAVLSAIHNVTFYLQMMAEIRQAIADNRFMAYKQAFLAEYLASEKQPQGPKKHTK; from the coding sequence ATGAACTTTACTCTCTTAAAAAAAGACACTCACTCAGCCGCCCGGCTCGGCATCCTCCAGACCAGCCATGGCGAAATCCAGACTCCGATCTTCATGCCGGTGGCCACCCATGGAGCCATGAAGCCGCTGACCCCGGCCCAGATCCATGAAACCGGGGCACAGATCATCCTCTCCAACACCTACCATCTGCACCTGCAGCCCGGTGAAGGACTGGTCAAAAAGGCTGGTGGACTACACAGATTCATGGCCTGGGAAAAACCGATCCTGACCGATTCAGGCGGGTTCCAGGTCTTTTCACTGCCCAAGAAGCGGATTACTGAAGATGGCGTCTTTTTCAAACATGAGCTGACCGGCGAAGAGATCTACCTTGATCCGGCCAAGGCGATCGGTATCCAGCAGGAGCTGGGCTCAGACATTATGATGGCCTTTGATGAATGCATCCCCTACCCCTGCGACAAGGCCTATGCCGAGCAGTCCACTAAAAAGACGATCCGCTGGCTGAAGGAGTGTCAGAAAGCCTGGACCAACCGTGAGACCCAGGCCCTGTTCGGCATTGTCCAGGGCAGCGTGTATGAAGACCTGCGGATCATGTGCGCCAAAGAGATGCGCAAGCTGGACCTGCCCGGCTATGCCATCGGCGGGGTCAGCGTGGGCGAAGGCCTGGAACTGCTCAAAAAGGTGGTGGGCTGGACCGCCCCGCACCTGCCGGAGGACAAGCCACGCTACCTGATGGGAGTCGGCCTGCCTGAAGATATTCTGGAAAGTGTTGAGCGGGGTATGGATATGTTTGACTGCGTGATCCCGACCCGCTACGCCCGCAGTGCCACCCTGTTTACCCGGCGCGGCAAGATCAGGGTCACCAACAAAAACTACAAACGGGATTTTTTCCCGGTTGACCCCTCCTGCAGCTGCTACACCTGCCAGAACTTCAGCCGGGCCTATCTGCACCACCTGTTTGCTGCCAACGAGGTGCTTTCGGCAGTACTGTCCGCCATCCACAACGTCACCTTCTACCTGCAAATGATGGCAGAGATCCGTCAAGCCATTGCAGACAACCGCTTTATGGCCTATAAACAGGCCTTTCTGGCTGAATACCTGGCCTCAGAAAAACAGCCCCAAGGACCAAAGAAACACACAAAATGA
- the eno gene encoding phosphopyruvate hydratase yields the protein MSEIVDIYAREILDSRGNPTLECEVFLESGAFGRAAVPSGASTGEREALELRDGDKGRYLGKGVLQAVDNVNNRIADELIGMEASDQVGIDQRMLEMDGTEFKSNLGANAILGVSLAVAKAAAEEAGLPLYKYIGGANARELPLPMMNIINGGAHADNNVDIQEFMIMPAGACCFAEALRMGAEIFHALKGVLKAKGYNTAVGDEGGFAPNLKSNEEALEVIMEAIVKAGYKPGDDVLLALDVASSELFDKEKGIYTLENEAQKEKTPAQMVDFYENLVNKYPIISIEDGMAENDWDGWKLMTDRLGKKIQIVGDDLFVTNPKILKEGIQKGIANSILIKLNQIGTLTETLEAIEMAKRAGYTTVISHRSGETEDTTLADLAVAVNAGQIKTGSLCRTDRVAKYNQLLRIEDELDTTAEFKGHNVFYNIKK from the coding sequence ATGAGCGAAATCGTTGATATCTATGCACGGGAGATTCTTGATTCCCGCGGTAATCCAACCCTTGAGTGCGAGGTGTTTCTTGAGTCCGGTGCCTTTGGCCGGGCAGCCGTACCATCGGGTGCATCAACCGGTGAGCGTGAGGCCCTGGAACTGCGTGATGGTGACAAAGGCCGCTATCTTGGCAAGGGTGTTCTGCAAGCGGTTGACAACGTCAACAACAGGATTGCAGACGAGCTGATCGGCATGGAAGCCAGCGATCAGGTGGGAATCGACCAGCGCATGCTGGAAATGGACGGCACCGAATTCAAGAGCAACCTGGGCGCCAACGCCATTCTGGGGGTTTCTCTGGCCGTTGCCAAGGCTGCTGCCGAAGAGGCAGGCCTGCCGCTCTATAAATATATTGGCGGCGCCAATGCCCGCGAACTGCCATTGCCGATGATGAACATCATCAATGGCGGTGCCCATGCCGACAATAACGTGGACATCCAGGAATTCATGATCATGCCGGCCGGTGCCTGCTGCTTCGCCGAAGCACTGCGGATGGGAGCCGAGATCTTCCACGCCCTGAAAGGGGTGCTGAAGGCCAAGGGCTACAACACTGCCGTTGGTGATGAGGGCGGCTTTGCCCCCAACCTGAAATCCAACGAAGAGGCCCTGGAAGTCATCATGGAGGCGATTGTCAAGGCCGGTTACAAGCCGGGCGATGATGTGCTGCTGGCCCTGGATGTGGCCTCATCCGAGCTGTTTGACAAAGAAAAAGGGATTTACACTCTGGAGAACGAGGCACAGAAGGAAAAAACTCCGGCTCAGATGGTGGATTTCTATGAAAACCTGGTCAACAAGTATCCGATCATCTCCATCGAAGACGGCATGGCTGAAAATGACTGGGATGGCTGGAAACTGATGACCGACCGCCTCGGCAAGAAGATCCAGATTGTGGGCGATGACCTGTTCGTGACCAACCCCAAAATCCTCAAGGAAGGAATCCAGAAAGGGATTGCCAACTCAATCCTGATCAAGCTGAACCAGATCGGCACCCTGACCGAAACCCTTGAGGCGATTGAAATGGCCAAGCGGGCCGGTTACACCACCGTGATCTCTCACCGTTCCGGTGAAACCGAGGACACCACCCTGGCTGACCTGGCTGTGGCCGTCAATGCCGGACAGATCAAGACCGGCTCACTTTGCCGTACCGACCGGGTAGCCAAGTACAACCAGCTGCTGCGGATTGAAGACGAACTGGACACCACTGCAGAATTCAAAGGTCATAATGTTTTCTACAACATAAAGAAGTAG
- a CDS encoding glucose-6-phosphate isomerase, translated as MPTNTWNRFQQHLCHCPEIGLWLDISRMKFDDEFLSRMEPSMQQAFDAMLALEQGIIANPDEGRMVGHYWLRSPALAPTPEIRQQIESTVDRIESFTADIHTGRISAPGNKTFSKLLIIGIGGSALGPQFVADALGSSTDKMTPYFLDNTDPDGMDRVFSQIGDLSDCLVIVISKSGSTKETRNGMLEAQAAWQRSGLDFSKQAVAITGDGSELDKLALAEDWITRFPMWDWVGGRTSVTSAVGLVPAALQGLDIRALLKGAQVCDQITRSRITTFNPAALMALMWHHATDGCGNKDMVMLPYKDRLLLFSRYLQQLIMESIGKELDLNGKPVCQGLTVYGNKGSTDQHAYVQQLREGVHNFFVTFIEVLQDRQGSSMQVEEGVTSGDFLFGFLYGTRQALSEKGRESLTITVEQIDTATIGALIALFERTVGLYASLVNINAYHQPGVEAGKKAAGAVITLQKKVQAFLAANADETSPEKIANAIGATEQIETVYAILRRLQHR; from the coding sequence ATGCCCACAAACACCTGGAACCGCTTTCAGCAACATCTCTGCCACTGCCCCGAGATCGGCCTCTGGCTTGATATCAGCCGGATGAAATTTGATGACGAGTTCCTGAGCCGGATGGAACCGTCCATGCAGCAGGCCTTTGATGCCATGCTTGCCCTTGAACAGGGAATCATCGCCAACCCGGATGAAGGGCGTATGGTTGGTCATTATTGGCTACGTAGCCCTGCCCTTGCACCCACACCGGAAATCCGTCAGCAGATTGAGTCCACCGTTGACCGGATTGAGTCTTTTACCGCTGACATCCACACCGGCAGGATTTCTGCTCCGGGTAATAAAACCTTTTCCAAGCTTCTGATAATCGGTATAGGCGGATCTGCGCTGGGTCCCCAGTTTGTGGCGGATGCCCTGGGCAGCAGCACCGATAAGATGACGCCCTATTTTCTGGACAACACTGACCCGGACGGCATGGACCGGGTCTTCAGCCAGATCGGCGATCTCTCTGACTGTCTGGTGATTGTAATTTCCAAAAGCGGTTCCACCAAAGAGACCCGCAACGGCATGTTAGAGGCCCAGGCAGCCTGGCAACGGTCCGGACTGGATTTCAGCAAACAGGCCGTTGCCATTACCGGTGATGGCAGCGAACTGGACAAGCTGGCCCTGGCAGAAGACTGGATCACCCGTTTTCCGATGTGGGACTGGGTCGGCGGCCGCACCTCGGTCACCTCGGCTGTCGGGCTTGTGCCTGCTGCCCTGCAGGGGCTGGATATCCGGGCACTGCTGAAAGGCGCCCAGGTCTGCGACCAGATCACCCGAAGCAGGATTACCACTTTTAACCCGGCGGCCCTGATGGCCTTGATGTGGCACCACGCCACGGATGGCTGCGGAAACAAAGATATGGTGATGCTGCCGTACAAGGACCGCCTGCTACTCTTCTCCCGCTATCTGCAGCAACTGATCATGGAATCCATCGGCAAGGAGCTGGACCTGAACGGCAAACCGGTTTGCCAGGGGTTAACGGTCTACGGCAACAAAGGCTCCACTGACCAGCATGCCTATGTGCAGCAGTTGCGGGAAGGGGTGCACAACTTCTTTGTAACCTTCATCGAGGTGTTGCAGGACCGCCAGGGCAGCTCCATGCAGGTTGAGGAAGGAGTGACCAGCGGCGACTTTCTGTTCGGCTTCCTGTACGGCACCAGACAGGCCCTGTCTGAGAAGGGGCGCGAGTCCCTGACCATCACGGTTGAGCAGATTGATACTGCCACCATCGGCGCCCTGATCGCCCTGTTTGAACGAACTGTCGGTCTGTATGCCTCACTGGTCAACATCAATGCCTACCACCAGCCGGGTGTAGAAGCAGGCAAAAAAGCTGCCGGAGCTGTAATCACGCTCCAGAAAAAGGTGCAGGCATTTTTGGCTGCAAATGCGGATGAAACCTCACCTGAGAAGATTGCCAACGCGATCGGTGCAACGGAACAGATAGAAACCGTGTACGCCATTCTGCGGCGTCTGCAGCACCGTTAA
- a CDS encoding amino acid ABC transporter ATP-binding protein yields MIRVAHLSKTYGEVTVLKDISLSVAKGEVISIIGPSGTGKSTFLRCLNLLEQPSGGSIAVDGIDLLDKKSDIPRIRQRMNMVFQSFNLFSHLTVQENLTIGPVRLLGINKQEAEQKALEILKLVGLAEKADSFPDELSGGQKQRVAIARCLAMNPEIILFDEPTSALDPTMVSEVLAVIRRLAKDGMTMLIVTHEMDFARDVSSRVLYMDEGLIYEEGTPQQIFENPQKEKTRAFINRIRSFNYCISSTDYDLYAMNAEIEIFCERQILPRKTRHNLLLLVEELLQIHTPLLATTALDLTIAYSEKKESLEIILENRGEAVNLLDKDRLPDELGLNIITHLAQQIDYQRCEEINRVTVLLKRS; encoded by the coding sequence ATGATCAGGGTAGCACACCTCTCAAAGACCTACGGTGAGGTCACCGTACTGAAAGACATCTCCCTCAGCGTTGCCAAGGGAGAAGTCATCTCCATCATCGGACCGTCCGGCACCGGCAAATCCACCTTCCTGCGCTGTCTCAACCTGCTGGAACAACCCAGCGGCGGATCAATCGCCGTAGACGGGATCGACCTGCTGGACAAAAAGAGCGACATCCCCAGGATCCGGCAGCGGATGAACATGGTCTTTCAATCCTTCAACCTCTTCTCCCACCTGACCGTCCAGGAAAACCTGACCATCGGTCCGGTCAGGCTGCTGGGGATCAACAAACAGGAAGCAGAACAGAAGGCCCTGGAGATCCTCAAACTGGTGGGGCTGGCTGAAAAGGCCGACAGCTTCCCCGATGAACTGTCCGGTGGTCAGAAACAGCGGGTGGCCATTGCCCGCTGCCTGGCCATGAACCCGGAGATCATCCTGTTTGACGAACCGACCTCGGCCCTTGACCCCACCATGGTCAGCGAGGTACTGGCGGTCATCCGCAGACTGGCCAAGGACGGCATGACCATGCTGATCGTCACCCATGAGATGGACTTTGCCCGTGATGTCTCCAGCCGGGTGCTCTACATGGACGAAGGCCTGATCTATGAAGAAGGCACCCCGCAGCAGATCTTTGAAAACCCTCAGAAGGAAAAGACCAGGGCCTTTATCAACCGGATCCGCAGCTTCAACTACTGCATCAGCTCAACTGACTATGACCTGTACGCCATGAATGCGGAGATCGAGATCTTCTGCGAACGGCAGATCCTGCCCAGAAAGACCCGGCACAACCTGCTGCTGCTGGTGGAAGAACTGCTGCAGATCCATACCCCGCTGCTGGCCACAACCGCCCTTGACCTGACCATCGCCTATTCTGAAAAGAAGGAGAGCCTGGAGATCATTCTGGAGAACCGGGGAGAGGCGGTCAACCTGCTGGATAAAGACCGCCTGCCCGATGAGCTGGGGCTGAATATCATCACCCACCTGGCACAGCAGATCGACTACCAGCGCTGTGAAGAAATAAACAGGGTGACGGTGTTGTTGAAGAGAAGTTGA